The DNA region GCGGGCCGCCGGCCACCGCCAGGTAGTAGTCGGCCAGTGCCCGCTTGGTGCCGGCGGCGCCCAACCGCGGGTAGTACACCTTGTCGCCGCTGGTGAAGCGGACGGCGACGCCGTCGACATCCAACTCCTCCGCGCCGGTCACCTCAGGCCTCCAGCACGTCGCCCAGGTCGTAGTTCAGCGGCACCTCGAGCTGGTCGAAGGTGCAGCTCGCCGGGTCGCGGTCCGGGCGCCACCGCAGCAGTTTCACGGTGTGCCGGAAGCGCAGGCCTTCCATCTGGTCGTAGGCCACCTCGGCGACGCGTTCGGGCCGGATCGGGATCCACTGCTTGTCGGCCGCGGAGTTCCACCGGCTGGCCTCCCCGTCGCGGACCTCGCCGCTGCGCAGCGGCTCCAACTCGGCCTGCAGGGCCAGCCGGTCGGCGTCGCTGAACGCCGCGGCCCCGCCGACCATCACCAACTCCCCGTCGGCGTCGTAGAGCCCCAACAGCAGCGACCCGATACCGGTGCCGCTCTTGTGCACGCGGTAGCCCATCACCACGCAGTCGGCGTCGCGGTGGTGTTTGACCTTGACCATGTCGCGTTTGCCCGGCAGGTAGGGCCCGTCGACGCGCTTGGCGATCACCCCGTCCAGCCCGGCGCCCTCGAAGGTGTCCAGCCAGCGGGTGGCCTGCTCGGGGTCGGCGGTGGCGCGGGTGACGTGACAGCTGGGACCGGCACCGATCAGCTCGGCCAGCGCGTCGCGTCGCACCCGGAACGGTTCGTCGAGCAGCGCGCGTTCCCCGGTCGCCAGCGCGTCGAAGCCGATGAACCGCGCCGGGGTCTGCTCGGCCAGTTGCCGCACCCGGCTCTGCGCGGGGTGGATGCGCTGGCTCAGCGCGTCCCAGTCCAGCCGGGTGCGCCCGCCGATCTCACGGGGCACCACCACTTCGCCGTCGAGCACGCAGCGCGGCGCGATCTCGGCCCGCAGCGCGTCGAGCAGTTCCGGGAAGTAACGGCCCAGCGGCTTACCGGTGCGTGACTGCAGCACGACGTCGTCGCCGTCGCGGAACACGAGGGCGCGGAAACCGTCCCACTTGGGTTCGTAGGACCAGCCGCCGTCGCCGGGGACCGTGGCCGCGGCCTTGGCGAGCATCGGGGCCACCGGCGGCGACACCGGCAGGTCCAGGCGCGGGTCCATGGTCTCCATGATGGGCGCCGGCGCTCAGCGGCGCAGGAACTCCACGATGTGGCGGGCCAGCTCCTCGCCGGCGTCCTCCTGCAGGAAGTGCCCGGCGTCGTGGATCACCGGGTGTGCCCGGCCGTGCGCCCCGGCCATCTCACGCTGGAAGATCGGCGCCATCGCCCCGGTGATCGGGTCGCCGTCGCTGAAGGCGACCAGCATCGGCGTCGACGACGCGCACAGCGCGGCCCACGCGGCCCGGTTCGCCGGGGCGGCCGGATCGGCCGGGTCCGTCGGGATCAGCGACGGCATGGTCCGCGGTCCGACGCTGTAGCTGTCGTCGGGGAACGGCGCGTCGTAGCCGGCCCGCACCGCCTCGGTCATCGGCCGACGGCAACCGGACTGCACGAACCATCCGACGTTGATCTCCGGCGCGCTCTGGATCGCCTCCTTGAAGCGCCACCAGACCTCCGGCATCGGGATATCCCCGGTCGGCAGGCCGGTGTTGGCGACGACGACGCCGCTGAACCGCTCCGGGTTCTCCGCGAGCACCCGCAGCCCGATCAGCCCGCCCCAGTCCTGGCAGACCAGGGTCACATCACGCAGGTCGAGGACGTCGAACGCCAGCGCCCGCATCCATTCGACGTGACGGGCATAGGTGTGGTCCTCGGCGCGGGTGGGCTTGTCCGAGCGGCCGAAGCCGACCAGATCCGGGCAGATCACCCGGTAGCCGGCCTCGGCCAGGATCGGCATCATCTTGCGGTACAGGTACGACCAGGACGGTTCGCCGTGCAGCATCAGGATGGGCGGGCCGTCGGACGGGCCGTCTTGGACCCAGGCCACCCGCAGCGTGCCGCCGTCATCGTCGTCGAGGTCGCAGTACTGCGGGGGGTAGGCGAAATCGGGGAGTGCGGCGAACCGCTCGTCGGGGGTGCGCAGTATCTGCATGAAGCGACGATAACGTGCGGGTATATACCCCCGGGGGTTTCTGGTAGGCTGGCGGCAACACCGACCAAGGAGGATTCATGTCCGTCGCATTGAGCACCGCGGTGACCGGCTCCGATTTCGACACGGTCGTCGCCAAGACCCGGGAAGCCCTGAAGGACAACGGCTTCGGCGTTCTGACCGAGATCGACATGCAGGCGACGCTGAAAGCCAAGCTCGGCGAGGAGATGGAACGCTACCTGATCCTGGGCGCCTGCAACCCGCCGTTGGCACACCGGGCGGTGACCGTCGAGAAGCGCATCGGCGTGCTGTTGCCCTGCAACATCGTGATCCGCGAGGACGTCGAGCATCCGGGCACCGTGCTGGTGGAGGCGATGAATCCGGCGCTGATGGCCCAAGTCGTCGACAATCCGGCGCTGGCGCCGATCGCCGACGAGGTAAGCGGGAAGATCGGCGCCGTCATCGATATCCTTTCGGGTGCGTAACGCGCACCTGAAAGGAACCGCCGATGTGCTATCCCGTGCCGTGTCGAGTCTGTGGCAAAACCACCTGGGCCGGTTGCGGTGATCACGTCGCCGACGTCCG from Mycolicibacter sp. MU0083 includes:
- a CDS encoding ATP-dependent DNA ligase, translating into MDPRLDLPVSPPVAPMLAKAAATVPGDGGWSYEPKWDGFRALVFRDGDDVVLQSRTGKPLGRYFPELLDALRAEIAPRCVLDGEVVVPREIGGRTRLDWDALSQRIHPAQSRVRQLAEQTPARFIGFDALATGERALLDEPFRVRRDALAELIGAGPSCHVTRATADPEQATRWLDTFEGAGLDGVIAKRVDGPYLPGKRDMVKVKHHRDADCVVMGYRVHKSGTGIGSLLLGLYDADGELVMVGGAAAFSDADRLALQAELEPLRSGEVRDGEASRWNSAADKQWIPIRPERVAEVAYDQMEGLRFRHTVKLLRWRPDRDPASCTFDQLEVPLNYDLGDVLEA
- a CDS encoding haloalkane dehalogenase, which codes for MQILRTPDERFAALPDFAYPPQYCDLDDDDGGTLRVAWVQDGPSDGPPILMLHGEPSWSYLYRKMMPILAEAGYRVICPDLVGFGRSDKPTRAEDHTYARHVEWMRALAFDVLDLRDVTLVCQDWGGLIGLRVLAENPERFSGVVVANTGLPTGDIPMPEVWWRFKEAIQSAPEINVGWFVQSGCRRPMTEAVRAGYDAPFPDDSYSVGPRTMPSLIPTDPADPAAPANRAAWAALCASSTPMLVAFSDGDPITGAMAPIFQREMAGAHGRAHPVIHDAGHFLQEDAGEELARHIVEFLRR
- a CDS encoding DUF302 domain-containing protein: MSVALSTAVTGSDFDTVVAKTREALKDNGFGVLTEIDMQATLKAKLGEEMERYLILGACNPPLAHRAVTVEKRIGVLLPCNIVIREDVEHPGTVLVEAMNPALMAQVVDNPALAPIADEVSGKIGAVIDILSGA